The Streptomyces sp. NBC_00775 genome includes the window CCTCGGCCCCCGCGGCGAGTGCGCCCCCCGCCGCTCCGGCGGCCCCGCCTGTGGCTGCGCAGCCACAGGCCCCGGCCGCCGCACCCCCAGCCGCTGCTCCGCCGGCGCCGGCGCCCGGCGCCTGGCCCACCGCGACGGCAGCGGGCAGTGGCCGACGCCCAGGCGGATGGCCGACGGCGACCCCCGCGGGCGGGGGACAGCCTCCGGCCGCGACGCCGAGTGCGCCCGCGCCCTCTCCTGCCGCGGCCACCCCCGCGCCCGTAGCTGCCTCTCCCGCCGCTCCGGCGGCTCCCGCGAGCGGCGGCATCGACTTCACCACGCTGTGGCCGAACGTCCTGGAGGCGGTGAAGAACCGCCGCCGGTTCACCTGGATCCTGCTCAGCCAGAACGCGCAGGTCACCGGCTTCGACGGTACGACTTTGCAGATCGGCTTCGTCAACGCGGGCGCGCGGGACAACTTCGCGAGCAGCGGCAGCGAGGAGGTGCTGCGACAGGCGCTGGCCGAGCAGTTCAACCTCCAGTGGAGGATCGAGGCGATCGTCGACGCCTCGGGCGGCTCCGCACCGCCGCCTCCGGCCGGCTCCGGCTACGGCGGCGGGGGTTACGGCGGGGCTCCGGCCGCCGCGCGCCCCGCGCCCCAGCAGCCACCGGCTCCTGCCGCACGCCCCGCGGCTCCCCAGGGCAGCCCCTCCGCAGGCCACGCCCCGACCGGGCCCGCCCCGACACCGACCCGTCCTCCGGCTCCCGAACCGCCTCCGGTGGCCCCCGAGGACGACATCCCCGAGGACGACGACCCCGACCTCGACGAGTCCGCCCTCTCGGGCCACGACCTGATCGTCCGCGAGCTGGGGGCGACGGTGATGGAGGAGTTCTCCAACGAGTAGCGAGTGGCGAGTGGCGAGTAGCGGGGCTTTCACCGGCGTGCAGCTACTTCACGAGCGCTCTCCGGCGCCTCCATCGGCGTACGCCGCCTTCCTGTCCGCCCCCACCCGCGTACGACCGCTTCACCCGCCGGCACCGCCTTCCTTTAGAGGATCCCACCAGCCCCGCACGCCCCTCTCTTCGGAAGCCCCCACAAAGGCACCCACCCCCGACGGTTAGGCTGACCCCGTGAAGGTCCTTGTCATCGGTAGTGGCGCCCGCGAACACGCCCTGTGCCGTTCCCTGTCCCTCGACCCCGACGTCACCGCCCTGTACTGCGCCCCCGGGAACGCAGGCATCGCGGAGGTGGCCGAGTTGCACGCGGTCGACGCCCTCGACGGCGCCGCCGTGGCCGCGCTGGCCACGGAGCTCGGCGCCGAGCTGGTGATCGTGGGCCCGGAGGCCCCGCTCGTCGCGGGGGTCGCCGACGCCGTGCGCGCGGCGGGAATCCCCGTCTTCGGCCCCTCGAAGGAGGCCGCGCAGCTGGAGGGCTCCAAGGCCTTCGCCAAGGACGTGATGGCGGGTGCGGGCGTTCCGACGGCGCGCTCGTACGTCTGTACGACGCCCGAGGAGGTCGAGGAGGCGCTGGACGCCTTCGGCGCCCCGTACGTCGTGAAGGACGACGGTCTCGCGGCCGGCAAGGGCGTGGTCGTGACCGACGACCTCGACAAGGCCCGCGCGCACGCCAACGCCTGCGACCGCGTCGTCATCGAGGAGTTCCTCGACGGCCCCGAGGTCTCCCTCTTCGCGATCACGGACGGCGAGACCGTCGTCCCGCTGCAGCCCGCCCAGGACTTCAAGCGCGCGCTGGACAACGACGAGGGCCCGAACACCGGCGGCATGGGCGCGTACTCGCCGCTGCCCTGGGCGGACCCGAAGCTCGTCGAGGAGGTCATGGAGACCGTCCTCCAGCCGACCGTCGACGAACTGCGCCGCCGCGGCACACCGTTTTCCGGCCTTCTTTACGCGGGTCTGGCGATCACCAGCCGTGGCGTACGGGTCATCGAGTTCAACGCCCGCTTCGGCGACCCGGAGACCCAGGTGGTCCTCGCCCGCCTGAAGACCCCGCTCGCGGCTGTGCT containing:
- the purD gene encoding phosphoribosylamine--glycine ligase — its product is MKVLVIGSGAREHALCRSLSLDPDVTALYCAPGNAGIAEVAELHAVDALDGAAVAALATELGAELVIVGPEAPLVAGVADAVRAAGIPVFGPSKEAAQLEGSKAFAKDVMAGAGVPTARSYVCTTPEEVEEALDAFGAPYVVKDDGLAAGKGVVVTDDLDKARAHANACDRVVIEEFLDGPEVSLFAITDGETVVPLQPAQDFKRALDNDEGPNTGGMGAYSPLPWADPKLVEEVMETVLQPTVDELRRRGTPFSGLLYAGLAITSRGVRVIEFNARFGDPETQVVLARLKTPLAAVLLASANGTLADLAPLRWSDDAAVTVVVASHNYPDTPRTGDPITGLDEVAAQDAPYAYVLHAGTKRDGDAVVSAGGRVLSVTATGTDLTEARARAYTAVARIGLDGSQHRTDIAAKVAAEA